The window GTTGTCGGGCAACCAACTCAATCGCGGCAACGGTTTGGTTCTGATGACTACCTTCATAGCGATCATCATCGGCACCGCGGTCGCCGGCCCGCTGAAGGATTCGATCGTGCCGGCGGGAGTCCCACAAATGGAAGCCGCCTCGGGTTTGTGGATCGGTTCGCTGGTGTGCGTTGGCATCGCAGTTGTTGGAACGATCACCAGCCTCTTGATCATTCGTCTGCCCGCCGCGGATCCGACCTTGAAACTCAAAGCCGAATACTTGGCGGTCCCGAAAGCGATGCGGACGCTTCTCAAAAAAGACACACCACTGTTGATCGCGTTGCTGGCATCGTGCGTGTTTTGGTTGATCGCAGGCCTGACGATCCAAGCCGTCAACTCGCTCGGTAAAACTCAGCTTGAGATATCTGACACAAAGACCAGTTTGATGGTGTCCTTGATCAGCGTCGGAATCGCCGCCGGTGGCGCCGCCGCGGGTGCACTGAGCCGCAAACTGTCTGACCGGGTTGTCATTCAAATTGGTATGTGGGGCGTCGTCGCTTTCTGCGCCGTGCTCGCGATCTCGTTGCCCGGCGGCCGACACCTGCTCGGCTTTGGCGGTTCGATTCCCGTGCTAATGCTGCTCGGCGCCTCCGCCGCATTTTTCGCGATTCCGATTCAAGTGTTCCTGCAAGCCCGACCGCCTGAGGAACTCAAAGGCCGCATGATCGCGGTCATGAACCAAGCCAACTTTTTCGCGATCGTGATGTCAGGCGTGCTGTATCAAATCCTCAACACGATCCTGACCTCCGCTGATCTGCCGCGGAGCACCGTGTTCGGCGCGATGGCGGTGTTGTTCCTTCCCGTGGCAATCTTCTATCGTCCTTCGCTTGAGCGAACGATTTCGCCAGTCGCCACGCCACCGACCACGCCCGCCAACTGAAGAGGTCGTGCAGTTTTGAAGTGCTGTGTTGCCAAGCGTTTCTCATCAGCCTCCCCCTGGGAGGGTCGAGCGAAGCGAGGGGAGGGTGAAATAAAACGGCACGACCTCTGAAATGGAGACGGTGGCCTGCCTTCGGGCACGCGTCCGCCTGTTCAATCGTTTCATCCGACCAACAATGCCATCGCAGCGAGACGTTGCAGGTTGGAAGTCATCTTTGAATTCACCAACGGTCGCAGATTCTCTTCGCCGGTGATGACTTGTTCTCCTTCGACCAAACCACCGTTGGCCATCGCATAAGCGATCATGCTCTCGATCAAACTCGCATGGTCCGATTGACCATCGCAGCACCGGACCAAATGAGCCGTTGTATCATCCAGTCGAATCGGTTGGTGACGCAGATTTGTCACGGTATCACCCAGCAAGACTTGTTCTCGTGAAAGCGCCGTGGCACGCGGGTGGGAAGAAACTTCGCGGCACGCCTCCGTCGGCGATGCACTGACCGACACCAATCCGACACATACCAAATTGAATAAATCGGCTTTCAAAGTCGCGATCGAATCAGGTTCTTGAGAATCAACGATTGCGCAGAGTTCTTCGCATCTGATCGATGACGGGTACTGATCGACCAAGCGACCGATGGCAGCTTGGGTCACGGGATGATCAACGGTTCCGCTCAACCCGTTCGAACCGGTGATCTGATCCCCTTCCAGCTTGGACGAAGTCACAAAGTGCATCGACTCCATCGCAGAGGACTGAAGCTGCTCACTGACGGCAACCGAGTCGCGACACAACAATGTTTGCCGAAACGTTCGACGACGAAAGAAGTCCAGCGTTTGGGCTCGGCGAATTTTTGGCAGCGACGCCAGCGCCGATGCGACATCGGGACGAACCTGTTCGTAGGTTGAATCGCCCCAGTCCGCCTCGGCGATGGTTTGCAAACAATGCGAGGCTGCTTCGGTCGCGAATTCGTGAAAGTAACAGGGCCGATTGGTGTCTTCGAATTGCTCGTGTGAGATGTAGGCTTCGTTGGCCTGATCGAGTGCCTTGAGTTCTTCTTCCAGGGCCACTCGGTACGCTGATCCCTGCGGAACGTTTTGCGCAACCGAGCTCAGCAAAGCCTTACCATGTCGCAGTCGCGTCTGCGGATCCTCAATTCCATCCGCGTGATATCGCATGATGTCGCGGGCCATTTGTCGCTGATGCCAACCTGGATAAGTGTTGTAGCTAATCAGCGCGACTCCGTTGTCAGACAAACGCAACTGACAAATCGCCAGGATCGCTTGCCGGGCTTCTTCGGGGACCCAGGAATAAGCACCATGCGCGATGATGTAGTCAAACCGTTCCTCATCGCTATCCGCTTCCGTGACCCAATCCTCAATCCGTCCGTGGTGCAACTGAATGTTCGATAGACCGAGCTTGCCAATCATCGAGTTGCCCGTTTTTACGTGACCGGCGGCTAAATC of the Rhodopirellula baltica SH 1 genome contains:
- a CDS encoding methyltransferase regulatory domain-containing protein codes for the protein MSNYDKVPYPDFIHPATLPGNMAAIARLHGVNAPSPESCRVLELACGPGGNLISLATLLPNSHFEGIDLAAGHVKTGNSMIGKLGLSNIQLHHGRIEDWVTEADSDEERFDYIIAHGAYSWVPEEARQAILAICQLRLSDNGVALISYNTYPGWHQRQMARDIMRYHADGIEDPQTRLRHGKALLSSVAQNVPQGSAYRVALEEELKALDQANEAYISHEQFEDTNRPCYFHEFATEAASHCLQTIAEADWGDSTYEQVRPDVASALASLPKIRRAQTLDFFRRRTFRQTLLCRDSVAVSEQLQSSAMESMHFVTSSKLEGDQITGSNGLSGTVDHPVTQAAIGRLVDQYPSSIRCEELCAIVDSQEPDSIATLKADLFNLVCVGLVSVSASPTEACREVSSHPRATALSREQVLLGDTVTNLRHQPIRLDDTTAHLVRCCDGQSDHASLIESMIAYAMANGGLVEGEQVITGEENLRPLVNSKMTSNLQRLAAMALLVG
- a CDS encoding MFS transporter is translated as MSDSPTASTAADNPYAIGDAAVPTESDPAGVQPKDGPIDSLSHPSFVGFIATQFFGAFNDNLFKQLLLLLAIPTAVAATVTETNLVDGAVAVEVSEDLAGAPAAKPSGGGDLQGIATVVFGLPFVVFGGLAGYLADRFSKRTIIVTSKVAEIVVMGLGLLAFLATPMIGFAGLWIVLFLMGLQSTFFGPGKYGIMPEMLSGNQLNRGNGLVLMTTFIAIIIGTAVAGPLKDSIVPAGVPQMEAASGLWIGSLVCVGIAVVGTITSLLIIRLPAADPTLKLKAEYLAVPKAMRTLLKKDTPLLIALLASCVFWLIAGLTIQAVNSLGKTQLEISDTKTSLMVSLISVGIAAGGAAAGALSRKLSDRVVIQIGMWGVVAFCAVLAISLPGGRHLLGFGGSIPVLMLLGASAAFFAIPIQVFLQARPPEELKGRMIAVMNQANFFAIVMSGVLYQILNTILTSADLPRSTVFGAMAVLFLPVAIFYRPSLERTISPVATPPTTPAN